The Mammaliicoccus sciuri genome window below encodes:
- a CDS encoding ABC transporter ATP-binding protein, whose product MFQITFKILKWATPYRSRMILGFVMSFINSIFIASPIFLAAQVFNRVLSHKQIEMYEIMSVLGIMILLVLARFVTAYLKNRLQESIAYEMSAKERLNIGDKLKNVRLGYFEDHQTNELATVVTTDLTFLENYAMKMIDIVVNGYILITVLILSLLVVSWEVSLLALIGVVLSLLCIHLLEKKSHQNAPHYHHVQNQLVEKVLEVVRGIQVIKSFSKENTSLQSFNKAVDESKRVNSKIELQYIPFNLLHLLSLKIVSIVIVFIACLLYINQSIDLPTLIMISIFSFVIFESVENVNSAAHVLEMIDMTLNDIEEIKNAPILDETGRDIEIDNFDIEFDHVSFSYGEHRVINDVSFKVGAQTSTAIIGPSGSGKSTLCNLLLRFYDVDEGAIRIGGVDIRDMTLSTLMSHISAVFQKVYLFNDTVENNILYGKPDATKEEVIAAAKQACCHDFIMSLPDGYQTMVNEKGNNLSGGEKQRISIARAILKDAPIIILDEATASIDPENEHLIQSAIDELSQGKTVITIAHKIGTIKNANEIIVLNEGEIIQKGDHETLVNQSGTYQNFIQIKTQSEGWRL is encoded by the coding sequence ATGTTTCAGATTACATTTAAGATTTTAAAGTGGGCGACACCTTATAGATCAAGAATGATTTTAGGATTTGTAATGTCATTTATTAATTCTATTTTTATCGCCTCACCAATCTTCTTAGCTGCCCAAGTGTTTAACCGTGTGCTATCTCATAAACAAATTGAAATGTATGAAATTATGAGTGTGTTAGGCATCATGATTTTATTAGTATTAGCAAGATTTGTGACAGCTTATTTAAAGAATAGACTTCAAGAAAGTATCGCCTATGAAATGAGTGCGAAAGAACGTTTAAATATTGGTGATAAACTTAAGAACGTAAGACTAGGGTATTTTGAAGACCATCAAACAAATGAACTTGCAACGGTTGTTACAACAGATTTAACGTTCTTAGAAAATTATGCAATGAAGATGATCGATATTGTCGTAAACGGCTATATATTAATTACTGTATTAATTTTGTCGCTTTTAGTTGTGTCTTGGGAAGTGTCACTATTAGCACTTATTGGCGTAGTGCTCTCTTTACTTTGCATTCATTTATTAGAAAAGAAAAGCCATCAAAACGCGCCGCATTATCATCATGTTCAAAATCAACTTGTTGAGAAAGTGCTTGAAGTCGTTCGAGGTATTCAAGTTATTAAATCATTCTCAAAAGAAAATACGAGTCTTCAAAGTTTTAACAAAGCAGTAGATGAAAGTAAACGCGTGAATTCAAAAATTGAATTACAATACATACCGTTTAATTTATTGCATTTGTTGAGCTTAAAGATTGTTTCTATCGTCATAGTATTTATTGCATGCTTATTATATATCAATCAAAGCATTGATTTACCAACGCTTATTATGATTTCTATCTTTTCATTTGTGATATTTGAAAGTGTGGAGAATGTAAACAGTGCAGCACACGTGTTAGAAATGATTGATATGACGTTAAATGATATTGAAGAAATTAAGAACGCACCTATATTAGATGAAACAGGAAGAGATATCGAAATCGATAACTTTGATATTGAATTTGATCATGTAAGCTTCTCATACGGAGAGCACCGTGTGATTAATGATGTGAGCTTTAAAGTAGGGGCACAAACATCTACAGCAATCATAGGACCATCAGGAAGCGGTAAGTCTACCTTATGTAATTTGTTGTTAAGATTTTATGATGTAGACGAAGGTGCAATTCGAATAGGTGGCGTTGATATCCGAGATATGACACTAAGTACACTGATGTCTCATATTAGTGCGGTGTTTCAAAAGGTCTACTTATTTAATGATACAGTCGAAAATAATATTTTATACGGTAAGCCAGATGCAACTAAAGAAGAAGTTATCGCAGCTGCGAAACAAGCATGCTGTCATGACTTCATCATGTCACTACCGGATGGCTATCAAACAATGGTCAATGAGAAAGGGAATAATTTATCTGGTGGAGAAAAACAACGTATATCTATCGCAAGGGCGATATTAAAAGACGCACCTATCATCATTCTAGATGAAGCAACTGCGAGTATTGATCCAGAGAACGAACATCTCATACAAAGTGCAATTGATGAATTAAGCCAAGGCAAAACAGTTATCACAATCGCACATAAAATTGGAACAATTAAAAATGCCAATGAAATCATCGTATTAAACGAAGGAGAAATCATACAAAAAGGCGATCACGAAACACTCGTGAATCAATCAGGAACTTATCAGAACTTCATCCAAATCAAGACACAATCAGAAGGTTGGAGATTGTAG